One segment of Anser cygnoides isolate HZ-2024a breed goose chromosome 5, Taihu_goose_T2T_genome, whole genome shotgun sequence DNA contains the following:
- the PHRF1 gene encoding PHD and RING finger domain-containing protein 1 isoform X2, producing the protein MQSRKRGRRAPETSLPRLQKNPVSPPCAVITASFGADSQCPAMDDDSQDELINKNAALGKGKRQSLALLSETESNGGNSCESEDDTGSEEEDDSEEEGGEEDKEESEDEELEDCEDDDEEEEEEAEAAGEGMTDALKLEPRLNVANVSSDEDGENCPICLNTFRDQAVGTPENCSHYFCLDCIVEWSKNANSCPVDRILFKYISIRAHFGGKILKKIPVENTKTQGNDGEDDPTFCEVCGRSDREDRLLLCDGCDAGYHMECLNPPLSEVPVDEWFCPACAPMGISAAADHVNEEEVAALVADVIPTTSRLRPHVRTRAIARTRQSERVRATVNRNRITTAQQIQHVPRYLMSSLLDETIEAVVAGLNTAIYQRPLTPRAPARQKRKTGRRKKVAGKKRTQTKSSVGKKTSGTQLKRRKRLMKKRRGKKRVRSHVKNEVTTRSRIARTLGLSKPMRGASIPSMYKATEPSLGVMRADIGAASLSVFGDPYELDPYESNEEVPANPDSPVSAKRRVLSQSALRSHRPVARPVSVGLPRSSVPALSPDQEAEAAPVPDLLGSILSGQSFLMMSSSDVVINRDGSLTAKKAAPLHRKSTKDSRADDVSGRKPQLSTVHSGTMASSSIAGPSVSSGLNTRTRPTSPSLFSSPSPSLSRVEPAANPAQTTAEKATVKSEFSMMPRSVQTHSIASLSGHGSKSDEMPRFNGNSKNFAPTDSSSKPLSCNLNSGSKAVTVRQPLKPPLKRIDIFELPRIPKIKKETSSKQVEPEPTGSQSCDIPSSCITQLTGKESANQPGKGSKVESQKANAKESQQQTRTSGVSFSTNAGVYSSSSLLGASRSKGPSSFESFKINIPGNAGPSSRLSNPGFCNTFRPVDDKVQQKETPSPLFSVKKKQVKSEIYDPFEPTGSDSSSASSSPERLGSGIPLTNITRTISIENPKVQTFQTVRRFTPYTVENIFGSGAESDVPSSNTESHEDVPAESRIVEQISDTEERDNMDEEDFLSSPCTSSVVKQISNAEPLKEEGREGPNVFFNAEELIRPNISVKLEPEPESPSKNDGQQKVQKTEQTERRSRSRSCSNSSSRSRKKMKRKKALVKERKRSRSGSRGRACSRDRSSRSTSWSGGEEHSKTHTSKPKNRRSSTDRSSSHERSKKKKMKDKTKDKKAKSSWSREKRKSRSRSGSPGSTSEFHENRKKKRRSRSRSRRRDRSRSNSIERTKRRKHRRDKSYERYEKDSSLRSRERKRSRSRSRERRKWRSRSRSASRSREHKSSKSKEKRPRSRSRSKERKHRSKETSLPPQPEKDEKPPAENVPSCPEQSHSFKQEPKEELVLEQFSITIQPNVKLEEIQAETSVQQREAQETIKVEPICEEVASEAAFLVPEITNSCVPIGSMDSLAETELTTNSDPALLGSCSNTNLEITVKIENTALCPPLMEPPPKKEVIVQAQPEAEPIQSSSKSKITDCVREVKDECLVSTEKTSDFTKPELEVVPQGPMLKSKAPVKRVTWNLQEEESGVLSAGKAPRMPFYKLQRAKEGAWKAEDLNQTLNQVQLNEPPPTNYMIPEPMFPDLDSSQVFCQNLPLTPPLPSSLPPYAPVSQPTVQFIMQGSLPALGCVAGQSLTPEPGSLATASEPGIQAASVGNAEEKIKVQKPPVDKTKNEEYMKKLHMQERAVEEVKLAIKPFYQKREITKEEYKNILRKAVQKICHSKSGEINPMKVANLVKAYVEKYKHMRKHKKSDGEDAREVEN; encoded by the exons ATGCAGAgcaggaagagggggagaagagcaCCCGAAACATCTTTGCCACGTTTGCAGAAGAATCCAGTTTCTCCTCCGTGCGCGGTTATAACAGCAAGCTTC GGAGCGGATTCCCAATGTCCTGCCATGGATGATGACAGCCAGGATGAGCTGATAAACAAGAACGCTGCGCTGGGCAAGGGCAAAAGGCAGAGTCTGGCACTCCTCAGTGAAACAG aaAGCAACGGTGGGAACAGCTGCGAATCAGAAGATGACACCGGGAGTGAGGAGGAAGATGACTCTGAGGAAGAGGGAGGTGAGGAGGACAAAGAAGAAAGTGAAGATGAAGAATTAGAAG atTGCGAAGAtgatgatgaggaggaggaggaagaagctgaggctgctggggagggaatGACTGATGCTCTGAAATTAGAGCCACGCCTAAATGTAGCGAACGTTTCCTCtgatgaggatggcgaaaacTGCCCCATTTGCCTCAACACGTTTAGAGATCAGGCCGTGGGGACTCCTGAGAACTGCTCCCATTACTTCTGCTTGGACTGCATCGTGGAGTGGTCGAAG AATGCCAACTCCTGTCCGGTGGATCGAATCCTCTTTAAGTACATTAGCATTCGGGCGCATTTTGGTGGTAAAATCTTAAAAAAG ATTCCTGTTGAGAACACAAAAACTCAGGGTAAcgatggagaggatgatccaACCTTCTGCGAGGTGTGTGGCAGAAGTGACCGTGAGGATCGCCTGCTGCTGTGCGATGGCTGTGATGCAGG gTATCATATGGAATGCCTTAACCCACCTCTGAGTGAAGTCCCTGTAGATGAATGGTTCTGTCCAGCCTGTGCTCCCATGGGTATCAGCGCTGCTGCAG ATCACGTGAATGAAGAAGAGGTTGCTGCCCTCGTGGCTGATGTTATTCCTACCACAAGCAGGCTACGTCCTCACGTCCGAACCCGAGCTATAGCCAGGACTCGGCAGAGCGAACGAGTGAGGGCAACAGTGAACAGAAACCGGATAACAACTGCACAACAAATTCAG cacgtGCCGAGGTACCTCATGTCCTCTCTTCTGGATGAAACAATTGAGGCAGTTGTAGCGGGCCTGAACACAGCCATTTACCAGCGTCCTCTTACACCGCGGGCTCCTGctagacagaaaaggaaaacag GTAGGAGGAAGAAGGTAGCAGGCAAAAAAAGAACTCAGACAAAATCCTCTGTTGGGAAGAAGACGTCAGGGACGCAGCTGAAGAGACGCAAGCGTTtaatgaagaagagaagagggaagaaaagagtaAGATCGCAT GTAAAAAACGAGGTTACTACTCGCTCCCGTATTGCACGAACTCTTGGTCTTAGTAAACCCATGCGTGGGGCCTCGATTCCTTCCATGTACAAAGCAACGGAGCCCTCACTCGGTGTGATGAGGGCAGACATCGGTGCAGCTTCTCTGTCCGTGTTTGGAGATCCATATGAGTTGGATCCTTATGAGAG CAACGAAGAAGTTCCAGCAAATCCAGATTCACCAGTGAGTGCCAAAAGGAGAGTTCTCTCCCAGTCAGCTCTGAGGTCTCACCGTCCTGTAGCTCGACCTGTTTCTGTAGGACTTCCCAG AAGCAGTGTACCTGCCTTGAGTCCTGATCAAGAAGCAGAAGCTGCCCCCGTGCCTGATCTGTTGGGAAGTATCCTGTCTGGACAGAGCTTCCTCATGATGAGTAGTTCTGATGTGGTCATCAACAGAGATGGTTCTCTGACAGCAAAGAAGGCAG CTCCTCTTCACAGAAAATCAACAAAAGACTCGAGAGCGGATGATGTTTCAGGACGTAAACCCCAGCTGAGCACAGTGCACTCAGGAACCATGGCAAGCAGCTCCATTGCTGGACCTTCAGTTTCCTCGGGGCTGAATACTCGCACTAGACCCACCTCACCAAGCTTGTTTTCATCGCCTTCACCCTCCCTGAGCAGGGTTGAGCCCGCAGCAAACCCTGCACAGACTACAGCAGAAAAGGCAACTGTAAAATCGGAATTTTCAATGATGCCCAGGTCTGTTCAGACTCACAGTATAGCTAGCCTGAGTGGGCATGGCTCCAAGTCAGATGAAATGCCCAGATTTAATGGAAACTCTAAAAACTTTGCCCCCACTGATTCATCTTCAAAGCCCCTGAGCTGTAACTTGAATTCTGGTTCTAAAGCTGTAACTGTGAGGCAACCATTAAAACCACCTCTCAAGAGAATTGACATCTTTGAGCTTCCCAGGATACCAAAGATTAAAAAGGAAACCAGCAGCAAGCAGGTGGAGCCAGAACCCACAGGAAGCCAAAGCTGCGACATCCCCAGCTCCTGTATAACCCAGCTGACTGGCAAAGAGAGCGCTAATCAGCCGGGAAAGGGCAGCAAGGTGGAAAGTCAGAAGGCAAATGCAAAGGAATCTCAGCAGCAAACACGTACAAGCGGGGTATCTTTTTCTACCAATGCAGGCGTGTATAGCAGTTCGTCACTTCTGGGCGCTTCGAGGAGCAAAGGCCCGAGCTCTTTTgagagttttaaaattaatattcctGGAAATGCAGGGCCTTCCAGCAGACTGTCTAACCCAGGATTTTGTAACACCTTCCGCCCTGTGGATGACAAAGTGCAACAGAAAGAGACTCCTTCACCTCTTTTCTCAGTTAAGAAGAAGCAAGTCAAAAGTGAAATATACGATCCCTTTGAGCCAACAGGGTCAGACTCGAGTTCAGCAAGCAGTAGTCCTGAAAGGCTTGGCTCAGGGATCCCACTAACTAATATTACCAGGACTATTTCTATTGAAAATCCGAAAGTTCAAACGTTTCAAACTGTTCGTCGTTTCACTCCTTACAcagtagaaaatatatttgggtCTGGGGCTGAATCTGACGTACCATCTAGTAACACAGAGTCTCATGAAGATGTGCCGGCAGAAAGCAGGATTGTAGAACAGATTTCTGATACAGAGGAACGAGACAATATGGATGAGGAAGACTTTCTAAGCAGTCCTTGCACTTCTTCTGTTGTTAAGCAAATCTCTAATGCAGAGCctttaaaggaagaaggtagAGAGGGCCCCAACGTGTTCTTTAATGCTGAAGAATTAATCAGACCTAATATTAGTGTGAAACTAGAACCAGAACCAGAAAGTCCGTCAAAGAATGATGGGCAACAAAAAGTCCAAAAGACGGAACAAACAGAGAGGCGATCACGTTCCAGATCCTGTTCAAACTCCAGCTCCCGGAgcaggaagaagatgaagaggaaaaaggcacTTGTCAAAGAGCGTAAGAGATCCCGATCAGGGTCTAGGGGCAGAGCATGCTCGAGGGACCGAAGTTCCAGATCTACGTCTTGGTCAGGTGgagaagagcacagcaaaacacaCACCTCGAAACCCAAGAACAGGAGGTCTTCTACTGACCGCTCCAGCAGTCATGAGCGatctaaaaaaaagaaaatgaaggataaAACTAAGgataaaaaggcaaaatcttCTTGGTCtagggagaaaaggaaatcGAGGTCACGTTCAGGTAGTCCTGGAAGTACTTCTGAGTTTCATGaaaataggaagaagaaaaggcgGTCTCGGTCAAGATCTAGACGGAGGGATCGTTCCCGCTCAAATAGCATTGAAAGGACTAAGAGGCGGAAACACAGGAGAGACAAAAGCTATGAGAGGTATGAAAAAGACAGTAGCTTGAGgtcaagagagagaaagaggtcAAGATCCAGATCTCGAGAGAGGAGAAAGTGGAGGTCTCGGTCTCGGTCTGCATCTCGATCTCGGGAGCACAAAAGCagcaaatcaaaagaaaaaagaccacGATCGAGATCACgttccaaagaaagaaaacacaggtcGAAAGAAACCTCGCTTCCTCCCCAGCCGGAGAAAGATGAAAAGCCTCCAGCTGAAAATGTACCCAGTTGTCCAGAGCAATCCCATTCCTTCAAACAGGAGCCGAAGGAAGAGCTAGTACTGGAACAGTTTTCCATAACCATCCAACCCAACGTCAAACTTGAGGAAATACAGGCTGAGACCTCTGTTCAACAGAGAGAGGCCCAAGAAACTATAAAGGTAGAGCCCATTTGTGAGGAAGTGGCAAGCGAAGCCGCATTCCTTGTGCCAGAGATCACAAACAGCTGTGTTCCAATTGGCAGCATGGATTCTTTGGCTGAAACTGAATTAACGACCAACAGTGATCCAGCATTACTTGGTAGCTGTAGCAATACGAACCTGGAGATTAcagttaaaatagaaaatactgcGTTGTGTCCGCCTCTGATGGAGCCACCTCCGAAGAAAGAGGTTATTGTGCAAGCTCAGCCTGAGGCTGAGCCAATTCAAAGCTCATCCAAGAGCAAAATAACAGATTGTGTGAGAGAGGTTAAAGATGAGTGCCTTGTGTCAACGGAGAAAACCAGTGATTTCACTAAACCTGAACTGGAGGTGGTACCTCAGGGTCCCATGTTGAAATCTAAAGCACCGGTGAAAAGAGTGACCTGGAATCTTCAAGAGGAAGAGAGTGGTGTGttgtctgctggaaaagctcCAC GGATGCCGTTTTACAAACTTCAGCGAGCAAAAGAAGGGGCCTGGAAGGCAGAGGACTTGAACCAAACATTAAATCAGGTGCAGTTAAATGAGCCTCCTCCAACCAATTATATGATTCCCGAGCCTATGTTTCCTGATCTAGATTCCTCTCAG GTGTTCTGTCAAAACCTACCTTTGACGCCACCTCTGCCCTCGAGCCTCCCCCCCTACGCGCCTGTCAGCCAGCCCACGGTTCAGTTCATCATGCAGGGCAGCCTGCCAGCGCTTGGCTGCGTGGCAGGACAGAGCCTGACTCCAGAGCCGGGCAGCCTGGCTACTGCCTCTGAACCGGGAATTCAAGCTGCTTCTGTtggaaatgcagaagaaaagatcAAAGTACAGAAACCTCCAGTGGATAAAACAAAGAATGAGGAA TACATGAAGAAGCTTCACATGCAGGAAAGGGCTGTGGAAGAAGTGAAACTTGCCATTAAACCTTTTTACCAGAAGAGGGAGATTACAAAGGAGGAGTATAAGAACATTCTTCGAAAAGCTGTTCAAAAG ATCTGCCACAGCAAAAGCGGAGAGATCAACCCTATGAAGGTAGCTAATCTGGTGAAGGCATATgtggaaaaatacaaacatatgAGGAAACATAAGAAGTCTGATGGTGAAGATGCACGTGAAGTGGAAAACTGA
- the PHRF1 gene encoding PHD and RING finger domain-containing protein 1 isoform X1, whose translation MQSRKRGRRAPETSLPRLQKNPVSPPCAVITASFGADSQCPAMDDDSQDELINKNAALGKGKRQSLALLSETESNGGNSCESEDDTGSEEEDDSEEEGGEEDKEESEDEELEDCEDDDEEEEEEAEAAGEGMTDALKLEPRLNVANVSSDEDGENCPICLNTFRDQAVGTPENCSHYFCLDCIVEWSKNANSCPVDRILFKYISIRAHFGGKILKKIPVENTKTQGNDGEDDPTFCEVCGRSDREDRLLLCDGCDAGYHMECLNPPLSEVPVDEWFCPACAPMGISAAADTDHVNEEEVAALVADVIPTTSRLRPHVRTRAIARTRQSERVRATVNRNRITTAQQIQHVPRYLMSSLLDETIEAVVAGLNTAIYQRPLTPRAPARQKRKTGRRKKVAGKKRTQTKSSVGKKTSGTQLKRRKRLMKKRRGKKRVRSHVKNEVTTRSRIARTLGLSKPMRGASIPSMYKATEPSLGVMRADIGAASLSVFGDPYELDPYESNEEVPANPDSPVSAKRRVLSQSALRSHRPVARPVSVGLPRSSVPALSPDQEAEAAPVPDLLGSILSGQSFLMMSSSDVVINRDGSLTAKKAAPLHRKSTKDSRADDVSGRKPQLSTVHSGTMASSSIAGPSVSSGLNTRTRPTSPSLFSSPSPSLSRVEPAANPAQTTAEKATVKSEFSMMPRSVQTHSIASLSGHGSKSDEMPRFNGNSKNFAPTDSSSKPLSCNLNSGSKAVTVRQPLKPPLKRIDIFELPRIPKIKKETSSKQVEPEPTGSQSCDIPSSCITQLTGKESANQPGKGSKVESQKANAKESQQQTRTSGVSFSTNAGVYSSSSLLGASRSKGPSSFESFKINIPGNAGPSSRLSNPGFCNTFRPVDDKVQQKETPSPLFSVKKKQVKSEIYDPFEPTGSDSSSASSSPERLGSGIPLTNITRTISIENPKVQTFQTVRRFTPYTVENIFGSGAESDVPSSNTESHEDVPAESRIVEQISDTEERDNMDEEDFLSSPCTSSVVKQISNAEPLKEEGREGPNVFFNAEELIRPNISVKLEPEPESPSKNDGQQKVQKTEQTERRSRSRSCSNSSSRSRKKMKRKKALVKERKRSRSGSRGRACSRDRSSRSTSWSGGEEHSKTHTSKPKNRRSSTDRSSSHERSKKKKMKDKTKDKKAKSSWSREKRKSRSRSGSPGSTSEFHENRKKKRRSRSRSRRRDRSRSNSIERTKRRKHRRDKSYERYEKDSSLRSRERKRSRSRSRERRKWRSRSRSASRSREHKSSKSKEKRPRSRSRSKERKHRSKETSLPPQPEKDEKPPAENVPSCPEQSHSFKQEPKEELVLEQFSITIQPNVKLEEIQAETSVQQREAQETIKVEPICEEVASEAAFLVPEITNSCVPIGSMDSLAETELTTNSDPALLGSCSNTNLEITVKIENTALCPPLMEPPPKKEVIVQAQPEAEPIQSSSKSKITDCVREVKDECLVSTEKTSDFTKPELEVVPQGPMLKSKAPVKRVTWNLQEEESGVLSAGKAPRMPFYKLQRAKEGAWKAEDLNQTLNQVQLNEPPPTNYMIPEPMFPDLDSSQVFCQNLPLTPPLPSSLPPYAPVSQPTVQFIMQGSLPALGCVAGQSLTPEPGSLATASEPGIQAASVGNAEEKIKVQKPPVDKTKNEEYMKKLHMQERAVEEVKLAIKPFYQKREITKEEYKNILRKAVQKICHSKSGEINPMKVANLVKAYVEKYKHMRKHKKSDGEDAREVEN comes from the exons ATGCAGAgcaggaagagggggagaagagcaCCCGAAACATCTTTGCCACGTTTGCAGAAGAATCCAGTTTCTCCTCCGTGCGCGGTTATAACAGCAAGCTTC GGAGCGGATTCCCAATGTCCTGCCATGGATGATGACAGCCAGGATGAGCTGATAAACAAGAACGCTGCGCTGGGCAAGGGCAAAAGGCAGAGTCTGGCACTCCTCAGTGAAACAG aaAGCAACGGTGGGAACAGCTGCGAATCAGAAGATGACACCGGGAGTGAGGAGGAAGATGACTCTGAGGAAGAGGGAGGTGAGGAGGACAAAGAAGAAAGTGAAGATGAAGAATTAGAAG atTGCGAAGAtgatgatgaggaggaggaggaagaagctgaggctgctggggagggaatGACTGATGCTCTGAAATTAGAGCCACGCCTAAATGTAGCGAACGTTTCCTCtgatgaggatggcgaaaacTGCCCCATTTGCCTCAACACGTTTAGAGATCAGGCCGTGGGGACTCCTGAGAACTGCTCCCATTACTTCTGCTTGGACTGCATCGTGGAGTGGTCGAAG AATGCCAACTCCTGTCCGGTGGATCGAATCCTCTTTAAGTACATTAGCATTCGGGCGCATTTTGGTGGTAAAATCTTAAAAAAG ATTCCTGTTGAGAACACAAAAACTCAGGGTAAcgatggagaggatgatccaACCTTCTGCGAGGTGTGTGGCAGAAGTGACCGTGAGGATCGCCTGCTGCTGTGCGATGGCTGTGATGCAGG gTATCATATGGAATGCCTTAACCCACCTCTGAGTGAAGTCCCTGTAGATGAATGGTTCTGTCCAGCCTGTGCTCCCATGGGTATCAGCGCTGCTGCAG atACAGATCACGTGAATGAAGAAGAGGTTGCTGCCCTCGTGGCTGATGTTATTCCTACCACAAGCAGGCTACGTCCTCACGTCCGAACCCGAGCTATAGCCAGGACTCGGCAGAGCGAACGAGTGAGGGCAACAGTGAACAGAAACCGGATAACAACTGCACAACAAATTCAG cacgtGCCGAGGTACCTCATGTCCTCTCTTCTGGATGAAACAATTGAGGCAGTTGTAGCGGGCCTGAACACAGCCATTTACCAGCGTCCTCTTACACCGCGGGCTCCTGctagacagaaaaggaaaacag GTAGGAGGAAGAAGGTAGCAGGCAAAAAAAGAACTCAGACAAAATCCTCTGTTGGGAAGAAGACGTCAGGGACGCAGCTGAAGAGACGCAAGCGTTtaatgaagaagagaagagggaagaaaagagtaAGATCGCAT GTAAAAAACGAGGTTACTACTCGCTCCCGTATTGCACGAACTCTTGGTCTTAGTAAACCCATGCGTGGGGCCTCGATTCCTTCCATGTACAAAGCAACGGAGCCCTCACTCGGTGTGATGAGGGCAGACATCGGTGCAGCTTCTCTGTCCGTGTTTGGAGATCCATATGAGTTGGATCCTTATGAGAG CAACGAAGAAGTTCCAGCAAATCCAGATTCACCAGTGAGTGCCAAAAGGAGAGTTCTCTCCCAGTCAGCTCTGAGGTCTCACCGTCCTGTAGCTCGACCTGTTTCTGTAGGACTTCCCAG AAGCAGTGTACCTGCCTTGAGTCCTGATCAAGAAGCAGAAGCTGCCCCCGTGCCTGATCTGTTGGGAAGTATCCTGTCTGGACAGAGCTTCCTCATGATGAGTAGTTCTGATGTGGTCATCAACAGAGATGGTTCTCTGACAGCAAAGAAGGCAG CTCCTCTTCACAGAAAATCAACAAAAGACTCGAGAGCGGATGATGTTTCAGGACGTAAACCCCAGCTGAGCACAGTGCACTCAGGAACCATGGCAAGCAGCTCCATTGCTGGACCTTCAGTTTCCTCGGGGCTGAATACTCGCACTAGACCCACCTCACCAAGCTTGTTTTCATCGCCTTCACCCTCCCTGAGCAGGGTTGAGCCCGCAGCAAACCCTGCACAGACTACAGCAGAAAAGGCAACTGTAAAATCGGAATTTTCAATGATGCCCAGGTCTGTTCAGACTCACAGTATAGCTAGCCTGAGTGGGCATGGCTCCAAGTCAGATGAAATGCCCAGATTTAATGGAAACTCTAAAAACTTTGCCCCCACTGATTCATCTTCAAAGCCCCTGAGCTGTAACTTGAATTCTGGTTCTAAAGCTGTAACTGTGAGGCAACCATTAAAACCACCTCTCAAGAGAATTGACATCTTTGAGCTTCCCAGGATACCAAAGATTAAAAAGGAAACCAGCAGCAAGCAGGTGGAGCCAGAACCCACAGGAAGCCAAAGCTGCGACATCCCCAGCTCCTGTATAACCCAGCTGACTGGCAAAGAGAGCGCTAATCAGCCGGGAAAGGGCAGCAAGGTGGAAAGTCAGAAGGCAAATGCAAAGGAATCTCAGCAGCAAACACGTACAAGCGGGGTATCTTTTTCTACCAATGCAGGCGTGTATAGCAGTTCGTCACTTCTGGGCGCTTCGAGGAGCAAAGGCCCGAGCTCTTTTgagagttttaaaattaatattcctGGAAATGCAGGGCCTTCCAGCAGACTGTCTAACCCAGGATTTTGTAACACCTTCCGCCCTGTGGATGACAAAGTGCAACAGAAAGAGACTCCTTCACCTCTTTTCTCAGTTAAGAAGAAGCAAGTCAAAAGTGAAATATACGATCCCTTTGAGCCAACAGGGTCAGACTCGAGTTCAGCAAGCAGTAGTCCTGAAAGGCTTGGCTCAGGGATCCCACTAACTAATATTACCAGGACTATTTCTATTGAAAATCCGAAAGTTCAAACGTTTCAAACTGTTCGTCGTTTCACTCCTTACAcagtagaaaatatatttgggtCTGGGGCTGAATCTGACGTACCATCTAGTAACACAGAGTCTCATGAAGATGTGCCGGCAGAAAGCAGGATTGTAGAACAGATTTCTGATACAGAGGAACGAGACAATATGGATGAGGAAGACTTTCTAAGCAGTCCTTGCACTTCTTCTGTTGTTAAGCAAATCTCTAATGCAGAGCctttaaaggaagaaggtagAGAGGGCCCCAACGTGTTCTTTAATGCTGAAGAATTAATCAGACCTAATATTAGTGTGAAACTAGAACCAGAACCAGAAAGTCCGTCAAAGAATGATGGGCAACAAAAAGTCCAAAAGACGGAACAAACAGAGAGGCGATCACGTTCCAGATCCTGTTCAAACTCCAGCTCCCGGAgcaggaagaagatgaagaggaaaaaggcacTTGTCAAAGAGCGTAAGAGATCCCGATCAGGGTCTAGGGGCAGAGCATGCTCGAGGGACCGAAGTTCCAGATCTACGTCTTGGTCAGGTGgagaagagcacagcaaaacacaCACCTCGAAACCCAAGAACAGGAGGTCTTCTACTGACCGCTCCAGCAGTCATGAGCGatctaaaaaaaagaaaatgaaggataaAACTAAGgataaaaaggcaaaatcttCTTGGTCtagggagaaaaggaaatcGAGGTCACGTTCAGGTAGTCCTGGAAGTACTTCTGAGTTTCATGaaaataggaagaagaaaaggcgGTCTCGGTCAAGATCTAGACGGAGGGATCGTTCCCGCTCAAATAGCATTGAAAGGACTAAGAGGCGGAAACACAGGAGAGACAAAAGCTATGAGAGGTATGAAAAAGACAGTAGCTTGAGgtcaagagagagaaagaggtcAAGATCCAGATCTCGAGAGAGGAGAAAGTGGAGGTCTCGGTCTCGGTCTGCATCTCGATCTCGGGAGCACAAAAGCagcaaatcaaaagaaaaaagaccacGATCGAGATCACgttccaaagaaagaaaacacaggtcGAAAGAAACCTCGCTTCCTCCCCAGCCGGAGAAAGATGAAAAGCCTCCAGCTGAAAATGTACCCAGTTGTCCAGAGCAATCCCATTCCTTCAAACAGGAGCCGAAGGAAGAGCTAGTACTGGAACAGTTTTCCATAACCATCCAACCCAACGTCAAACTTGAGGAAATACAGGCTGAGACCTCTGTTCAACAGAGAGAGGCCCAAGAAACTATAAAGGTAGAGCCCATTTGTGAGGAAGTGGCAAGCGAAGCCGCATTCCTTGTGCCAGAGATCACAAACAGCTGTGTTCCAATTGGCAGCATGGATTCTTTGGCTGAAACTGAATTAACGACCAACAGTGATCCAGCATTACTTGGTAGCTGTAGCAATACGAACCTGGAGATTAcagttaaaatagaaaatactgcGTTGTGTCCGCCTCTGATGGAGCCACCTCCGAAGAAAGAGGTTATTGTGCAAGCTCAGCCTGAGGCTGAGCCAATTCAAAGCTCATCCAAGAGCAAAATAACAGATTGTGTGAGAGAGGTTAAAGATGAGTGCCTTGTGTCAACGGAGAAAACCAGTGATTTCACTAAACCTGAACTGGAGGTGGTACCTCAGGGTCCCATGTTGAAATCTAAAGCACCGGTGAAAAGAGTGACCTGGAATCTTCAAGAGGAAGAGAGTGGTGTGttgtctgctggaaaagctcCAC GGATGCCGTTTTACAAACTTCAGCGAGCAAAAGAAGGGGCCTGGAAGGCAGAGGACTTGAACCAAACATTAAATCAGGTGCAGTTAAATGAGCCTCCTCCAACCAATTATATGATTCCCGAGCCTATGTTTCCTGATCTAGATTCCTCTCAG GTGTTCTGTCAAAACCTACCTTTGACGCCACCTCTGCCCTCGAGCCTCCCCCCCTACGCGCCTGTCAGCCAGCCCACGGTTCAGTTCATCATGCAGGGCAGCCTGCCAGCGCTTGGCTGCGTGGCAGGACAGAGCCTGACTCCAGAGCCGGGCAGCCTGGCTACTGCCTCTGAACCGGGAATTCAAGCTGCTTCTGTtggaaatgcagaagaaaagatcAAAGTACAGAAACCTCCAGTGGATAAAACAAAGAATGAGGAA TACATGAAGAAGCTTCACATGCAGGAAAGGGCTGTGGAAGAAGTGAAACTTGCCATTAAACCTTTTTACCAGAAGAGGGAGATTACAAAGGAGGAGTATAAGAACATTCTTCGAAAAGCTGTTCAAAAG ATCTGCCACAGCAAAAGCGGAGAGATCAACCCTATGAAGGTAGCTAATCTGGTGAAGGCATATgtggaaaaatacaaacatatgAGGAAACATAAGAAGTCTGATGGTGAAGATGCACGTGAAGTGGAAAACTGA